A stretch of Deltaproteobacteria bacterium DNA encodes these proteins:
- a CDS encoding PEP-CTERM sorting domain-containing protein: protein MKKLSIFCVAAFLFFTATLAGAISTDNFTEFLTVLPDDQGTVTTTLPAGGWDDLMEGATFTSTLPSGSTATSYITTTLPANFPMTTTIGEAIGWAISNGEFMFTVPDQGVTTTTTYTTTTAVTPLPEDFRNQLIEGLELTTWFPLDEGFIAGLTTTTRPNLDNVIPEPASMLLIGIGLIGLAGVALKKKLFN from the coding sequence ATGAAAAAACTTTCCATCTTTTGCGTGGCCGCGTTCCTCTTCTTCACGGCCACCTTGGCCGGGGCGATTTCTACCGATAACTTTACAGAGTTTTTGACTGTTTTGCCGGACGATCAGGGAACCGTCACCACAACGCTCCCTGCAGGAGGTTGGGACGACCTTATGGAAGGGGCGACATTTACATCCACATTACCATCCGGATCCACTGCCACTTCGTACATCACCACCACTCTGCCTGCAAATTTTCCCATGACTACTACCATAGGCGAGGCAATAGGCTGGGCGATATCGAACGGTGAGTTTATGTTCACCGTGCCCGACCAGGGGGTTACTACGACCACTACGTACACGACGACCACGGCGGTGACGCCCCTGCCGGAGGACTTCCGAAACCAGTTGATCGAAGGATTGGAACTCACCACATGGTTCCCACTTGATGAAGGTTTTATAGCCGGCTTGACAACAACAACCAGGCCGAATCTTGACAATGTAATTCCGGAGCCTGCGTCAATGCTGTTGATAGGCATCGGCCTTATCGGTTTGGCTGGGGTTGCTTTGAAGAAGAAGCTTTTCAATTAG
- a CDS encoding glycosyltransferase family 2 protein, which translates to MKLSIIIPVYNEEKTVALVLDKLKGLEFPFETEVVLVNDGSTDGTGKIVEALRKGNAFKVIRLPENRGKGVAIRRGLEHIEGDCFIVQDADLELDPTDIIEMSKRMREENAQIVYGSRFKLADNKMRGIPWLTLLVNRVLTLYTNLLFRSRLTDMATCYKLIRTEIIKKIKLEATGFEYEPEITAKLLRLGYHIIEVPVSYSPRSYNEGKKIRWRDGIRYLYTLTRYRIAEKDSFMRSSKNHALL; encoded by the coding sequence ATGAAGCTCTCAATTATTATTCCAGTCTATAATGAAGAGAAGACCGTGGCCTTGGTCCTAGATAAATTGAAAGGCCTTGAGTTTCCCTTTGAAACAGAGGTCGTCCTGGTAAACGACGGATCAACAGACGGAACAGGCAAAATAGTAGAGGCCTTGAGAAAAGGCAACGCTTTCAAGGTCATCCGTTTACCCGAGAATCGTGGGAAAGGGGTGGCGATCAGGCGCGGACTGGAACACATAGAGGGAGATTGTTTTATTGTTCAAGATGCGGATCTGGAGCTTGATCCTACCGACATCATAGAGATGTCAAAACGCATGAGGGAAGAAAATGCCCAGATAGTGTATGGATCAAGATTTAAATTGGCGGATAATAAGATGCGCGGTATCCCCTGGTTGACACTGCTGGTCAACAGGGTATTGACCCTGTATACCAATCTGCTTTTCCGGTCCAGATTAACGGACATGGCGACGTGCTACAAGCTCATCAGGACAGAAATCATTAAGAAAATAAAACTGGAGGCTACCGGATTTGAGTACGAGCCGGAAATCACGGCAAAGCTTCTGAGACTTGGATATCACATCATTGAGGTGCCTGTGAGCTATTCCCCTCGTTCGTACAATGAGGGGAAGAAAATAAGGTGGCGCGATGGAATACGGTACTTGTATACGCTTACAAGGTATAGGATTGCAGAGAAAGATTCATTCATGCGGTCTTCGAAAAACCATGCGCTTCTATAA